Within the Pseudoxanthomonas sp. Root65 genome, the region CCCGATTCGCGCAGTTCCAGCCCGGCAGGCGACGACGCTACGGCCTTGATGTGAAACGACGGTCACCTCACTGAATCGTTCCTCAATCTCAAAATTTGAGACGAAACAGCAACTTGTGGATAAGGTTTGAACAAGTCTCTGAAGTTCGCTGCAAGCCATTGATCCGCCAAGCGATTTCCGCCCCGCATTCCTGTTGACAACCCTGTGCGCGGTGCTAAGGTGGGCAACAGAGGGAAAACCGGGTTTTCAGTGGTTTTTCGTGGTTCAATTGATCGCTCATTCGCGCGTCGGGAAGGCAAGGCCTGTGTTTCAGGGTGAGACCGCCATCACAGTGGACGACAAGGGACGGCTCGCGGTGCCCACCGCGTACCGCGACCTTGTCGCGCGCGAGTGCGGCAACCGTCTGGTCATCACCTACAACCCCTTCGAGGCCGGCAGCCTGTACCTGTACCCCGAAAAGGTCTGGCAGCGGGTCCGCGACGAGGTCAGCAAGCTCCCCAGCACCCAGAAGGCGCACCGCAGCCTGCAGCTGAAGCTGATCGGCGCCGCGTCGCCGGTCGAACTGGACGGCAATGGACGCATCAGCGTGCCGGCCAGCCATCGCAGCGCGGTGGGCATCGAGAAGAAGGCCGTGCTGCTGGGCATGGGCGAGAAGTTCGAACTCTGGAGCGAACAGGCGCATCACGCGCAGATCCGTCAGACCCTCACTGACGACGATCTGAGCGCACACATGCTCGAGCTGCGCTTGTGAACCCGGGTGACGGCAAGCGGCAGTCCGCGCCGGCCGGTCACCTTCCAGCGCTGCACTTGCCGGTGTTGTACACGCAGGTCATGGAAGGGCTGCAGGTGAAAGAGGACGGGACATATCTGGACGGCACCTTCGGGCGCGGAGGCCATGCGCGCGGCGTGCTGCAACAACTCGGCCCGGGAGGCCGGCTGCTGTTGATGGACAAGGATCCCGACGCGATCGCCCATGCCGAACAGACGTTCGCGGGCGATGCGCGCGTGTCGATCTTCCGCGGTAGTTTCGCCTCGCTGGCGGAATGGAACGAAACCGCCGCCGGCCTGGATGGCGTGCTGCTCGATCTGGGCGTGTCGTCGCCGCAGCTGGATGTCGCCGAGCGCGGCTTCAGCTTCGGCAAGGACGGCCCGCTGGACATGCGCATGGACCCGGAGTCCGGCGAGAGCGCGGCCGAGTGGATCGCCCGCGCCGACGAGCGCGACATCGCCGATGTGCTGTGGACCTACGGCGAAGAGAAACAGAGCCGCCGCATCGCCCGCGCCATCGTCGCCCGTCGCGCGACACAGCCGTTCACCCGCACCGCCGACCTGGCGGCGGCGATCGCGTCGGTCATGCCGCGCGGCGAAAAGATCCATCCGGCCACGCGCAGCTTCCAGGCCATCCGCATCCATATCAACCGCGAGCTGGCGGACCTGGAAGCCGGACTGGATGCGGCGCTGGCGCGGCTCAAGGTCGGTGGGCGTTTGGCGGTGATCAGCTTCCATTCGCTGGAAGACCGCATCGTCAAGCAGTTCATCAACAGGCATGCCAAGGCGCCGCCGGCCAATCGCCGCTTTCCGGTGGCGGTGGACTTCGTGCCCACGCTGCGCGCGATCGGCAGCGGGCAGAAGGGCGAGGCCGACGAAGTGGCCTCCAACCCGCGCGCCCGCAGCGCGGTGCTGCGGGTGGCTGAGAAGCTGGGCATCGGGAATGGGGAGTCGGGATTCGCAATAGCGGACAGCGGCATGGGTGCCGGTTCCGGCCCTGCTGTGGCTTCCGCTTCCCGAATCCCCAATCCCGAATCCCCAATCCCGGCCTCCACAGGAGGCACCGCATGAGCCGCTTCCTGATCATCGTGCTGGTGCTGGCCAACATCGCCTCGGCGATCGGCGTGGTCTATGCGCGTCACCGCCATCGCGTGCTGTTCGATGAAGTGACGCGGCTGGAGCGCGCGCGCGACGAGCTGAACGTCGAGTTCGGCCGCCTGCAACTGGAGCAGGCCACGGTCGCCGAGGCCACGCGCATCGACCAGGTCGCGCGCGTGCGTCTGGGCATGAAGTTCCCGGAAGCGGCCGACGTGGTGGTGATCCGCCCATGACCGCCGCGCCCGCCAAGAACCGCAACCGCGCGCGTTTCAACCTGCGCGGCCGCCTCGCGCTGGTGCTCGGCGCGATGGGCTTGTGCTCGGTCAGTCTGGTCGGGCGCGCGGCCTATGTGCAGCTGATCAACCACGATTTCTACCAGCGCCAGGGCGATGCGCGCTTCCTGCGCGAGATTCCCATCCCCACCTCGCGCGGCATGATCACCGACCGCAACGGCGAGCCGGTGGCGGTGTCCTCGCCGGTGGAATCGGTGTGGGGCAACCCGCAGGAGCTGCTGAAGGCGCCGGATCGCCTGCCCGAACTGGCGCAGGTGCTGGGCGTGCCGCTCGACCATCTGACCCATCGCCTGTCGCAGAAGGCCGACAAGGAATTCCTGTACCTCAAGCGCCGGATCAACCCGGATGAGGCGCAGAAGATCCTCGCGCACCGGATTCCCGGCGTGTTCTCGCAGCGCGAGTTCCGTCGCTTCTATCCGCAGGGGCCGGCGATGGCCCATGTGCTGGGCTTCACCAACATCGACGACCGCGGCCAGGAAGGCCTGGAACTGGCGTTCGACGAATGGCTCAGCGGCACGCCGGGCGCGCAGAAGGTGATCCGCGACAACCGCGGCCGCATCGTCGAGAACGTCGACCTGATCCGCTCCGCGCAGCCGGGCAAGGACCTGACGCTCAGCATCGACCGCCGCATCCAGTACC harbors:
- the mraZ gene encoding division/cell wall cluster transcriptional repressor MraZ codes for the protein MFQGETAITVDDKGRLAVPTAYRDLVARECGNRLVITYNPFEAGSLYLYPEKVWQRVRDEVSKLPSTQKAHRSLQLKLIGAASPVELDGNGRISVPASHRSAVGIEKKAVLLGMGEKFELWSEQAHHAQIRQTLTDDDLSAHMLELRL
- the rsmH gene encoding 16S rRNA (cytosine(1402)-N(4))-methyltransferase RsmH; this encodes MEGLQVKEDGTYLDGTFGRGGHARGVLQQLGPGGRLLLMDKDPDAIAHAEQTFAGDARVSIFRGSFASLAEWNETAAGLDGVLLDLGVSSPQLDVAERGFSFGKDGPLDMRMDPESGESAAEWIARADERDIADVLWTYGEEKQSRRIARAIVARRATQPFTRTADLAAAIASVMPRGEKIHPATRSFQAIRIHINRELADLEAGLDAALARLKVGGRLAVISFHSLEDRIVKQFINRHAKAPPANRRFPVAVDFVPTLRAIGSGQKGEADEVASNPRARSAVLRVAEKLGIGNGESGFAIADSGMGAGSGPAVASASRIPNPESPIPASTGGTA
- the ftsL gene encoding cell division protein FtsL, encoding MSRFLIIVLVLANIASAIGVVYARHRHRVLFDEVTRLERARDELNVEFGRLQLEQATVAEATRIDQVARVRLGMKFPEAADVVVIRP